From the genome of Sulfurihydrogenibium subterraneum DSM 15120, one region includes:
- the flhB gene encoding flagellar biosynthesis protein FlhB, which produces MAKDPRKTEKATPKRRQKAREEGQVLKSTDVAIALSLFVVFLVMVFYIPFIYKHLLSYFKYTFSNPLYLIPEENGNNFIWFTFKVSALLILPFVFILFIVGIISNVAQFGFLFTLKPLTPNLSKINPISGLQRLFSLSTLFELVKSILKLSLALFVSYFIVSYLLDGFLVYMTATINSQVYILAKTIIILIMAFAFLSIPIAIADFFYRRYEYEENLKMTKDEVKEERKSYEGNPLIKREIRKRMRQLALKRMIAEVPKADVVITNPVHYAVALKYEKGKMRAPQVVAKGQDLIAQKIKEVAKEHNVKIVEDPPLARALYSSCEVGDYIPEDFYEAVAKILAVIYKQKAKMI; this is translated from the coding sequence ATGGCAAAAGACCCTCGCAAGACAGAAAAGGCAACGCCTAAACGAAGGCAAAAAGCGAGAGAAGAAGGTCAAGTCTTAAAAAGTACGGACGTTGCTATTGCTTTATCGTTGTTTGTCGTTTTTTTAGTGATGGTTTTTTATATTCCATTTATATACAAACATCTTTTAAGCTATTTTAAGTACACATTTTCAAATCCTCTTTATCTAATTCCAGAAGAAAACGGTAATAACTTTATATGGTTTACTTTTAAAGTTTCAGCCCTGTTAATACTACCTTTTGTTTTCATACTTTTTATCGTTGGAATTATATCTAACGTAGCACAGTTTGGATTTTTATTTACATTAAAACCGCTAACTCCAAACCTCAGTAAAATAAATCCAATATCAGGTTTGCAAAGACTTTTTTCACTTTCTACATTGTTTGAGCTTGTAAAAAGCATTTTAAAACTATCCTTAGCATTGTTTGTATCATACTTTATAGTTAGCTATTTACTTGATGGTTTTTTGGTCTATATGACTGCAACTATAAACTCTCAAGTTTACATACTTGCAAAAACAATAATTATACTAATAATGGCATTTGCGTTTTTATCTATACCAATTGCAATAGCTGACTTTTTTTATCGTAGATACGAATATGAAGAAAATCTAAAGATGACTAAGGACGAAGTAAAGGAAGAAAGAAAATCCTACGAAGGAAACCCGCTTATAAAAAGAGAAATTAGAAAAAGGATGAGACAGTTAGCTTTAAAAAGAATGATTGCAGAAGTCCCAAAAGCAGATGTTGTTATAACAAACCCTGTTCACTACGCCGTAGCTTTAAAGTATGAAAAAGGAAAGATGAGAGCTCCACAGGTTGTGGCAAAAGGACAAGATTTAATAGCTCAAAAGATAAAGGAAGTTGCTAAAGAACACAACGTAAAAATCGTAGAAGACCCGCCTTTGGCTAGAGCTTTATACTCTTCCTGTGAAGTTGGAGATTATATTCCAGAAGATTTTTACGAAGCAGTTGCAAAAATCCTTGCAGTTATTTACAAACAAAAAGCCAAAATGATATAA
- a CDS encoding MotE family protein: protein MKKVSKIQIFTIGILATITVSYSQEKEIKTELDKLIKVRNEIKEMYEKNQALLNQIKKEKEDLENLKKQIEESRKKINEERYKKLAKIFEKMDPELAGEKFSKMESAEDAAYILYNMNEKKAAAILNNTDPVMVNKIVKILSGLKRQNP from the coding sequence TTGAAGAAAGTATCAAAAATTCAGATATTTACAATAGGAATTTTAGCAACTATAACAGTTAGCTACTCTCAAGAAAAAGAGATAAAAACAGAGTTAGATAAACTTATAAAAGTTAGGAACGAAATAAAAGAAATGTATGAAAAAAATCAAGCATTACTAAACCAAATTAAAAAAGAAAAGGAAGATTTAGAAAATCTTAAAAAACAGATTGAAGAGTCTCGAAAGAAGATTAATGAAGAGAGGTATAAAAAATTAGCCAAGATATTTGAAAAAATGGATCCAGAACTTGCAGGAGAAAAGTTTTCTAAAATGGAGTCAGCAGAAGATGCAGCTTATATACTCTACAATATGAACGAAAAGAAAGCAGCTGCGATTTTAAACAACACAGATCCTGTTATGGTTAACAAAATTGTAAAGATACTTTCAGGTTTAAAAAGGCAAAACCCTTAA
- a CDS encoding OmpA/MotB family protein, whose translation MAKKKKHEEHGAGERWAVPYADFLSLLLALFIALFAISTIDKKKLASFVEAISAAFSFKPISTSAPPSIIEGVGVKQKREDTKKKIKEKVEQIIKKLNLEGKVQVEVIPMGVRIRILDYILFNPCSVEIKKEYQELLSSIAEVIKEANLPVEVEGHTDNIPPSGSCMYPSNWELSAARAASVVRFLIQSKNLPPSMFTAVGYADTKPIAPNTSEIGRSMNRRIEINLITGTDKEDEYKEKIKTEKVEINEEVRPNLEAVGKSNKQ comes from the coding sequence ATGGCTAAAAAAAAGAAACACGAAGAACATGGAGCTGGAGAGAGATGGGCTGTTCCCTATGCAGACTTTTTAAGCCTACTTCTTGCTTTATTTATAGCACTTTTTGCAATTTCAACCATAGATAAAAAGAAACTTGCATCGTTTGTAGAGGCAATATCAGCTGCATTTAGTTTTAAACCTATATCAACTTCTGCACCACCATCTATTATAGAAGGTGTAGGTGTAAAACAAAAAAGAGAAGATACAAAGAAAAAGATAAAAGAAAAGGTAGAACAGATAATAAAAAAGCTAAACCTTGAAGGAAAAGTTCAAGTAGAAGTAATACCTATGGGAGTTAGAATAAGAATATTAGATTACATACTTTTTAACCCTTGTAGTGTAGAAATAAAAAAAGAGTATCAAGAACTTTTATCTTCTATTGCTGAAGTTATAAAAGAAGCCAACTTACCTGTTGAAGTTGAAGGACATACAGACAATATCCCTCCTTCTGGGAGCTGTATGTATCCGTCTAACTGGGAGTTATCTGCTGCAAGAGCAGCTTCTGTTGTAAGATTCTTAATACAGTCTAAAAACCTTCCTCCTTCAATGTTTACAGCAGTAGGGTATGCAGACACAAAACCAATAGCACCTAACACTTCTGAAATAGGAAGGTCAATGAACAGAAGGATAGAGATAAACCTTATCACAGGAACAGACAAAGAAGATGAGTATAAAGAAAAAATAAAAACAGAAAAGGTAGAGATAAATGAAGAAGTTAGACCGAATCTTGAAGCTGTTGGAAAATCAAATAAACAATGA
- the motA gene encoding flagellar motor stator protein MotA, with protein MDITTIGGIIAALVLFAVGDILEGGNPAGLIHISSIIIVVPTTLSAAAVATKQKYVAAAYKELKIVFGNPQLNPEETLDQIIKIAEKARKEGILSIEAEIGNIDDPFFRKGLQMLVDGLEPEVIRERMELEIAEIEEYYEGAAKYWITAGETTPVFGLVGAVMGLILALKRLENPVEMAEGIAGAFTATVTGIVSSYLLFGPFGHKMKAKSKDIVKTREMILEGIIGIALSKNPKMLREQLLIYTGKSEEQGK; from the coding sequence ATAACAACGATTGGTGGTATAATTGCAGCATTAGTATTATTTGCTGTCGGAGATATCTTAGAAGGTGGAAATCCTGCAGGGCTTATACACATATCATCTATCATAATCGTTGTACCTACAACTCTTTCAGCTGCTGCAGTTGCAACAAAACAAAAGTATGTAGCAGCTGCATATAAAGAACTTAAAATAGTTTTTGGAAATCCACAACTTAATCCAGAAGAAACTTTAGATCAGATAATAAAAATAGCAGAAAAAGCAAGAAAAGAAGGAATCTTATCAATAGAAGCTGAGATAGGAAATATAGATGACCCATTTTTCAGAAAAGGACTTCAGATGTTAGTTGACGGATTAGAGCCAGAAGTAATCAGGGAAAGGATGGAGCTTGAAATCGCAGAGATAGAAGAGTATTATGAAGGAGCTGCAAAGTATTGGATAACTGCAGGAGAAACTACACCTGTTTTTGGTCTTGTCGGAGCTGTTATGGGACTGATACTCGCTCTAAAAAGACTTGAAAACCCTGTAGAAATGGCAGAAGGTATTGCAGGAGCTTTTACTGCAACTGTTACAGGTATTGTATCTTCTTACCTTCTATTTGGACCTTTTGGTCATAAAATGAAGGCAAAATCGAAAGACATAGTAAAAACTAGAGAAATGATATTAGAAGGAATAATTGGAATAGCTTTATCTAAAAACCCTAAAATGCTTAGAGAACAACTTTTAATATATACTGGAAAATCCGAAGAACAAGGTAAGTAA